Proteins found in one Oncorhynchus keta strain PuntledgeMale-10-30-2019 unplaced genomic scaffold, Oket_V2 Un_contig_22890_pilon_pilon, whole genome shotgun sequence genomic segment:
- the LOC127921635 gene encoding Na(+)/H(+) exchange regulatory cofactor NHE-RF2-like, producing the protein MEYTGVCGKSQGETLQQKLADVLVTEVEVNGVNVEGMRHAEVVAFIKRGGDETRLLVVDPDTDHHFKKMGVTPLASHVKDFDGPSISNGSPSPQINGSFTSSSIQSHHSDLSSPDNSLQLGEDEASRLMDPFAEIGLLLSPTAAEAKEKAHAKRAKKRAPQMDWDKKHQLFSNF; encoded by the exons ATGGAATATACAGGAGTCTGTGGAAAGTCACAGGGagaaactctccaacagaaacttGCTGATGTGTTAGTGACTGAGGTGGAG gTGAATGGGGTGAACGTGGAGGGCATGCGTCATGCGGAGGTCGTGGCCTTcataaagagaggaggagatgagaccaggctgctggTGGTGGACCCTGACACAGACCATCACTTTAAGAAGATGGGTGTCACCCCATTGGCCAGCCACGTTAAAG ACTTTGACGGTCCGTCCATATCCAACGGCTCCCCCAGTCCTCAGATCAACGGCAGCTTCACCAGCAGCTCCATCCAGTCACACCACTCTGACCTGAGCAGTCCAGACAACAGCCTGCAg CTGGGAGAGGACGAGGCGAGCCGTCTGATGGACCCGTTTGCTGAGATCGGCCTGCTCCTGAGTCCCACTGCGGCTGAGGCCAAAGAGAAGGCCCACGCCAAGAGGGCCAAGAAGAGAGCCCCTCAGATGGACTGGGACAAAAAACACCAGCTCTTCAGCAACTTCTGA